A stretch of Candidatus Neomarinimicrobiota bacterium DNA encodes these proteins:
- a CDS encoding leucyl aminopeptidase, giving the protein MSYVKQVDHRAELDLGQPIDFLAVGLFQDAGIPASVKPVDRALDGLIGKVLAGGDFKGKRGQSLVLFSGGTPARVALVGLGEEDKFTSEVARQAAGTAVGLALKHNLTTCGLLAITAKLPEDELSQAQVEGLILGSYRFTDHKKQDDDSRELKRLSLYGPASGAAVERGTIVGNSTCLTRDLQNQPSNIATPSFLAKEAQRIAKSALMRCTVWDREQFTAKGMGALAGVARGSHEPPKFIVLEYDGGKAGAPPLALVGKGITFDSGGISLKPGAKMDEMKFDMSGAAAVLGIMDAVAHLKPAINLVGVIASTENLPGGNAQKPGDIVTAYNGKTIEVLNTDAEGRLILADALAYVVDQHKPGAILDFATLTGAVLVALGHRASGLMGNDEALIAEVLAAGEKTGERVWQLPMWDEYTEDIKSDVADVKNLGTERLAGTIAGGAFLKEFVGETPWAHLDIAGTAWQDKDQPYIPSGGSGVAVRLVVQLILDRVAD; this is encoded by the coding sequence ATGTCGTATGTGAAGCAAGTTGACCACCGTGCGGAGCTCGACCTCGGTCAGCCCATTGACTTTCTGGCTGTCGGTCTATTTCAGGATGCGGGCATTCCCGCCAGCGTGAAACCGGTGGACAGGGCACTGGACGGTCTCATCGGGAAGGTGCTGGCCGGCGGCGACTTTAAGGGCAAGCGGGGCCAGAGCCTGGTGCTGTTCTCCGGCGGCACGCCGGCCCGCGTCGCCCTCGTAGGACTGGGAGAAGAGGATAAATTCACCTCCGAGGTAGCCCGCCAGGCCGCCGGCACCGCGGTGGGGCTAGCCCTGAAACACAACCTGACAACCTGCGGTCTGCTGGCCATTACAGCCAAACTACCTGAAGATGAACTCAGCCAGGCGCAGGTTGAGGGGCTGATTTTGGGCTCATATCGCTTTACGGACCACAAAAAGCAGGATGATGACAGCCGGGAACTGAAGCGTCTCAGCCTCTATGGCCCGGCGTCCGGTGCCGCTGTTGAGCGTGGAACCATTGTTGGGAACAGCACCTGCTTGACCCGCGACTTGCAGAACCAGCCTTCCAACATCGCCACCCCCAGCTTCCTGGCGAAGGAGGCCCAGCGCATCGCGAAGTCAGCCCTAATGCGCTGCACCGTTTGGGACCGGGAGCAGTTCACCGCCAAGGGCATGGGGGCCCTGGCCGGGGTTGCCCGCGGCAGCCACGAGCCCCCCAAATTCATCGTGCTGGAGTACGACGGCGGCAAAGCCGGCGCGCCTCCACTGGCGCTGGTTGGCAAGGGGATCACTTTTGACTCCGGAGGCATCTCACTCAAGCCGGGGGCGAAGATGGACGAGATGAAATTCGATATGAGCGGTGCGGCTGCCGTGCTCGGTATCATGGACGCTGTTGCTCATCTGAAGCCGGCCATCAACCTGGTGGGGGTCATCGCCAGTACCGAAAATCTGCCCGGCGGCAATGCCCAGAAACCGGGCGACATCGTCACCGCCTACAACGGCAAGACCATCGAGGTGCTCAATACCGACGCCGAGGGCCGCCTTATTCTAGCCGATGCCCTGGCCTACGTGGTGGACCAGCACAAGCCCGGCGCCATCCTGGACTTCGCCACCCTTACGGGTGCTGTGCTGGTCGCCCTGGGTCACCGGGCCAGCGGCCTCATGGGCAACGACGAGGCACTCATCGCCGAGGTACTGGCGGCTGGTGAAAAGACGGGCGAGCGGGTCTGGCAGCTGCCCATGTGGGATGAGTACACCGAGGACATCAAGTCAGATGTGGCCGATGTGAAGAACCTGGGTACCGAGCGGCTGGCGGGGACCATCGCCGGCGGCGCTTTCCTGAAGGAGTTTGTGGGGGAGACGCCGTGGGCACACCTGGATATTGCCGGGACCGCGTGGCAGGACAAAGACCAGCCCTATATTCCCAGTGGAGGCTCAGGCGTGGCCGTGCGACTGGTGGTGCAGCTGATTTTAGACCGGGTTGCGGACTAG